The genomic segment CCCGAGGGGCTCGGTGCCCCCCTCCCCGAGGCCTAgtcccgctccccgccgcctgAAGCCTTCCAGGccccgttgccatggcaacgcgcCGCCCTTCCCGCTTCCGCCTTGCGGGCGCTGCGTGATGACGCCATCCCCGCGCGCCGCCGCGGCCGCTCCCTCCCCGTTGccgtcgccgccgccgccgccgcgggccGGAACCGGAGCGCGGCCGCTCCCCGCACATGCGCAGTGCGGCGCCCGCCACTAGGCCCGGGCCTACCGTCAGCCCGGGCCCGGGACGCTCGGGCTCGGCGGCCGCCGCCCGGCGGGAGGCCATGGGCACGGCGGTGAGAGCGGGGCGGGGGCgaggggggcgaggggaggccccggggggcgaggggaggccCCGGGGAGGCACCGGGGGAGGCCGCGGCCCCTTCCTGAGGCGTTACCGGGGGGTTGCCGGTGGGCCCCGGCCTCGCCTTggtgaaggagggagggagggagggagggaggggggggggggggggagggggattCTTTGCAGCGTTGGCAGATGAAAAATTGTGATTCTGAGCCCGTTAACGCACAAAATGAGCGATCTGCGGCCTGATCTCGCCTTTTATCTCTTAGATAACTCGCGTGCAGGGCGTTGTGGGTCTGTGAGGCGCCTCAGCcgtttctttccttcctcctagGGGGCCAGGTGTCTCAGGGAAGCTGCCCCTTTGTGCTGGGGGAGTTAAGCGGCACCCAGGAACAAGCGGATTATCGACCTGCGGGGTGGATGGCAGCGCCCTTAGCGATGTAATACTTCAGGAAGTTTCCCCTTTGCACAGCTTCCCCCTGTTTGTGGCTGGCACGGTGTTGgcatttcaatttatttcaatttatctGAAGGCATCAAGCTCCCGGGGGCTGTTTGTTTATGTGGTGGGCACGGTGAATGTGAGCGAGTCGTTGCTGTTCGCACCAAATCAGTTCTGCAGCTGAGCTGTTTGGGGCAGTTCTCTCAGATTCACCTATCAAAGGTTTTGTCAGAGAACCTAAACTCTTCTCAAACTCATCAGATGTGAGGCCAGCGTGCTGAGTTTGCCCCAAAAACTTAACTTATGCCCGTGGGGgttgtgctgtgctgctcaggtgTGCTCTCACCGAGTGCTTCTCACTGATTTCTCCGTGGCTGCTCAGGGAATCAGGATAAGGAGCTGAGCCAGAGTTTGCTGGGAATGATAAGCTGTTTTCATGTCCTGCTGAAGGAGGCTGTAAGAAGAGGCGGCATTATCAGAAATGCAGTGCTCCAAGTCCACAGAATATGAATTTTTAACTTGTCTTGTTAATTTGTTCCTCCAAAAGCACCTCAGAAGGCAAACACTGAGCAGCTGATGCAGAGCACGTGGAAGGCACGCTCCGCTGCACGCTCCAGGCACAAAACTGTTGTCCTTAAGCAGTGTTGGGTTAGCATCTGACCACCTTATATGCCTTGCAAAATACATCCTTGTAACATACATGCGAGCTACCGAGCATTTCCTCTTTACCAGCAGGAAATTATGGCAAGGAGGCACTTAAATTACACCGGTGGTTTTGGTAGTTGAGAACAGACCTCAATTATCACAATTCCTTAATCATAAGCTAACTCATTCTCCTTTTTATTAGCTTGATTCATGTAGAGCCAACAGATTCCTTTCCTCTGTTAGAGAAATGTTAGGTAATTAAAGCTGGGACCTCGCAGCAGTGCTCAGAGCTGTTATTGCCACACGTGTACAATTTGAGGCAGGGAGCAGTGAAAAGATTTACTCAGTGGCACACTGCCGCAGAGAAGGTTTTTGATATCAGACTAGAGTTGCCTTTAGCCTTATCGTTTACTCTGTGATTAGTTTAGgtagtaacaacaaaaaaagtcctgaattaacttttaaattactattattttaacGGTGATAGGATCTCTTGTTCAAGTGTCTGAGTGCCTGGGTGTGCGAGGAGGCAGGGGAAGTCCCTGTTGGTCTCCAGCGTTATCTGAGGAGTGCATTGTCATTTCATAATTCCCGGAATCTGGCACATCATAAGCCTGGGGTGAAGCAGAGAGCAGCTCGCAGGCTGCTGCTCATCCCTCGGATAACAACAGCGGGCGTGTGGAAGGAAGTTAAGGTTGTAAATTCTAAACACTCCAGAAGGTCAAGATATTTCATTTGTCTCTGGAGGGCACAGAAGGAGAAACAAACTCCTGGGTATCTTTGAGATGCTGCCTTGTCGTGGGGCGCAATGACAGGGGGACTGCGAGGCTCGTCTGAGCAGGGGAGGCACATCCTGTAGAGTGTGAAAAACACGATTGCCTCATGGCTCTTGCGAGACCTTCCATTCCTttcagtttgtttatttggtGAAGCTTTGCCGGGATCTGCAGTGGGCAGAAATCTAGAATCACCGCCGTGTCCGGGCTGTAGAGCTCACTTGTAAAAGCACTTGGAGAACTTCAGAAACTAAACAAGAGAAAACTGATCCCATGCAAACACACATTAATATTACTTTTTGCATTGGTGGGCTGGTGCAGGACTTCTGTTTGATTAAGAAGAGCCCTAATTAGCTGGGGTAGTTCTGGAACAAAgctcccttctttcctcctttaacACCGTAAGGCTTGTAACAGGTTaaagctggtgctgctgctgcttgggtgCTTTGGGGGATGTGACTGGGTGATGGCAAACAGAATTGTGCTGCTGCATGGCTGCCTGGTGAGCCGTAAGTTGTTAGCAAAGCTGTTGTAAGCGAAGAAGTGGagttgtgcaaagcatttgtaCGTAACCGAGCTGCAGAGCGTCTGTCCTGCCGCGTGTCCTTCTGCTGGGGCTACTGAAAcgtgttttccttctctgccttcctgcaggTCCTTTCCTTCCTGGAAACTCAGCGAAGAGTTAGCGTTCCCAGGCTGTTGGAGCTCTTCCACGTTAAGGGATGATATTTGCTATGTGCCCTGTAAGTCCTGCCCTGGGACTCGGTGAGCGGTGGGGTGCCCGATGCCTGTGATCCCCATTCCCCGCCGGGTCCGCTCGTTCCACGGCCCCCACACCACCTGCCTGCACTCGGCCTGCGGCCCGGTGAGGACCACTCACTTGGTGCGCACCAAGTACAACAACTTCGACATCTATCTCAAATCCCGATGGATGTACGGATTCATTCGTTTCCTGCTGTACTTCAGCTGCAGCCTCTTTACCTCCATCCTCTGGGTGGCACTCTCTATCTTGTTTTGCCTTCAGTACCTCGGCATCCGGATCTTTCTGCGTTTCCAGTACAAACTCTCCATCATCCTCCTCTTACTGGGGCGAAGGCGGGTAGACTTCAGCCTCATGAATGAACTGCTCATCTACGGAATTCATGTGACCATGCTGCTAGTGGGGGGGCTGGGATGGTGTTTCATGGTATTTGTGGATATGTAAATAAACCAAGCGCATGTGGGCCAAGAAGGTGACTGTTCTTCTACCCCCAAATGTGTCAAttatcctcttttcttttttttttttttaatataaattaatttatttatcagTGCTACTTTTTATTGATAAATTAATGTACTTGTCTCTGgaatttgtatatattttttttgagggtTAAGGTGCCATTCTGATCATCAAGGTGCAACACTTGAtcaggtgttttttctttgcatagTGCAAGTTAATACACGTTTCTTTTTGCCCATAGGCGCCTGcctttgctgctgttcctgtaAAAAAGCAGTGGTTTTTCTGGAGGGAAAGAAGCCAGATAACTTTGCACCCCACGCTCTGAATTGGTCTtcacccttttttaaaaaaaaaacgttcCTCCATGTCTCAGGCATGTAACGTGTACCCTGTTTGACCCGTGCTGTCCTTTCTCTGTGTAGTTTGCTTTTTGCATATTCCCAGCTAAGAATACAGGGCCAAATTAAAcactgttttttggtttgttttttaagattcATGCAAGATTTGCATTCAGCACCGTATTGTCTTGTTCACTTTGCTGTGATTCGAATGCTTTTGTCCTTTTCAGGCTGTTAGTGCTGAGAAACTGGAGTCTTCCCCCGACAGAGCAAATCCACTGGAGTGAGGGGGGCAGAGTTCAGCGTCAGTGCTCTTGAAATTCCCATCATAGTAAAGGCGTTATCATCGTGCAGTGATTATGGGAACCCTTCGCAGTGGTTCCTAGCATTTAGATCTTGGTGGTTCTGTGTTCCCCTGGGCTGGTTAGCTGCAGGTTCCTCTCAGAGGTGCTTCTGTCTTACAGAGCACAGCGAGATGAGGCTGGCTGACCCTTGAAAGCATTGTACCGTCTGCAGTGGCAGTGGTGGTCCTCCAAACTTACAGAAAACACCCCTGCCTTTGTGGCAGCGCGCCTGGAGAGCTTTGCTAGCAGCTGAGGAAGAGAATTAAGCATTAAGCTTGGTTTTAATGGTCTCGGTCTAAGATCTCAGACTGTTCCTCTGCAGTCAGTTAGGTAACTGTATTTATGGAGACAGGAACCTGTTCCAAAGtttattttgattctgtttttttatggtttggttttgtttcttgtaaTGGAACATTACTCTTTCTTTAAGAACTGCTAAAAGCAAGCTGGTAAAAATgagacctcttttttttttcacctgaaatCATTGGAGTCAATCACAGTAGAATAAGCAAGACTGGAGGTACGTGGCCATCCCCTTATGATCTTTGCGATGGAAATGTGGTTGAGAACAAAGTCAGCGTGCGCCCAGGGGAGGACACTCGATATTTCAGCCTGTGAGTGTTTTCAGTGCGTGCGGTGGAGCCTTTTGCTGACATCCTTTGATTTGTAGGCTTACAGATGCAAAATAGGGAAGCTTGTGTCTGAAGCCCTAAGctaaagcaaaaccagaaattaTCTCATTATCAAGCATTACAGATAATGCAGTCTGAGCACACAGAGCTGAATAAATAATGGGCAGCGCTGGCATGAACTTCGGATTAGCCCCGTGAGATCCAGAGGCTGTTTCTGCAGGAAGGACGTAGCCCGGCGCGTGCCGCGAGCTGTCTGGAAGTTTCCTCCTCACTGTGGAGCTCCCCGGAGCTCCGTGCTGGGACCACGCTGGGGACAGCGGGACCTCGTGTCCTGCAGgtcccagctgcagcctgctctgtGGGCTGAGGCGATTCCCACAGTTCCCAGTAATTCCCagcctttctttcctcctccccagtACCCCTGTCAGCCCGGGGCACCGTGCAGGCTGTGGGCATCCTGTGGTGGCTGTGCGAGGGAATTCCTGCAGGGAATTGCAGCCAGAGAGCAAACAGCCCCAGGACACGCTGAGAGGGCAgccaggagcccagcagcagctctcctttGCCCTCTGCTCCAAGCAGCACGGGCACCAGTTGAAGGTAGGACCAATTTCACCTCGGAGCAGCTGTTTTTCAGCACTGCCTATAACGCAGGGTGAAAGGGTGACTTGTGGAGCCTGggggtgctgctctgctccccacctgcacctgccccagctgctgggtgCTCCCGCAGCAGCGACAGCCCAAAC from the Anas platyrhynchos isolate ZD024472 breed Pekin duck chromosome 18, IASCAAS_PekinDuck_T2T, whole genome shotgun sequence genome contains:
- the TMEM250 gene encoding transmembrane protein 250, with protein sequence MPVIPIPRRVRSFHGPHTTCLHSACGPVRTTHLVRTKYNNFDIYLKSRWMYGFIRFLLYFSCSLFTSILWVALSILFCLQYLGIRIFLRFQYKLSIILLLLGRRRVDFSLMNELLIYGIHVTMLLVGGLGWCFMVFVDM